Proteins co-encoded in one Sediminispirochaeta bajacaliforniensis DSM 16054 genomic window:
- a CDS encoding bifunctional aspartate carbamoyltransferase catalytic subunit/aspartate carbamoyltransferase regulatory subunit: protein MNTNTFQGRTLAVIRDFSQEERLYLFSHTRRLKQALLEGDRKTVDEYRIDDGDFGIYEVFLEDSTRTKESFKNAAQFHGVKLNSLDVGHSSINKKESYADTFNTLCGYDNKIFIVRSTLEGVCRWLEENGKEFARRNGLSVPPAFINAGDGKHEHPTQELLDEFSFLEQLDWDESRLHIALVGDLYHGRTVHSKVDGLRLFGSVSVDLIAPKELAMPEYYVRKMEENDFAIRTFPSIEEYLSQANTAPIWYFTRPQLERMGDDILKRQDELRSKIVFRRDFLSKIADGTKFYHPLPRHKEHPTIPTFLDDTELNGWENQSINGKLIRIVLLSLIAGKIGDDFVPKSKRAFASVDDEPFLQEVPVAQDGPPKQYAEGVNPISDGIVIDHICRGDSEQEIREHMARIIGVLKLYGKGGEWVTSSRIAPGTMKGIIFRPGFSGFDGKQMKQLAAIAPGSTLNIIHESRVVKKLRLHMPPRIYNFDTISCSNTACISHPSNGESVPAEFFRVAGDIFVCKYCEKPHTFKEIWK from the coding sequence ATGAATACCAATACGTTTCAGGGGAGGACCCTGGCAGTTATCAGGGACTTCAGTCAGGAAGAACGGCTTTATCTTTTTTCGCATACTAGAAGATTGAAGCAGGCACTTTTAGAGGGCGACAGGAAAACCGTCGATGAGTATCGCATCGACGACGGCGACTTCGGTATCTACGAGGTATTTCTGGAGGACAGTACCCGGACAAAGGAGTCGTTCAAAAATGCGGCCCAGTTTCATGGAGTCAAACTCAACAGCCTCGATGTCGGACACAGCTCCATCAATAAAAAAGAGAGCTATGCCGATACCTTCAATACCCTTTGCGGCTATGATAATAAGATCTTTATTGTCCGCAGTACCCTGGAAGGGGTCTGTCGATGGCTTGAAGAAAACGGAAAGGAGTTTGCCCGCCGAAACGGGCTTTCCGTGCCCCCTGCCTTCATCAATGCCGGAGACGGTAAGCACGAGCATCCGACCCAGGAGCTGCTCGATGAGTTCAGCTTCCTTGAACAGCTTGATTGGGACGAATCCAGGCTGCATATTGCCCTTGTGGGAGATTTGTATCACGGCAGAACGGTCCATTCGAAGGTCGACGGGTTAAGGCTCTTTGGTTCGGTTTCGGTTGATCTGATTGCACCGAAGGAACTTGCCATGCCCGAATACTATGTTAGGAAAATGGAAGAGAACGATTTCGCTATCCGCACATTTCCTTCCATCGAAGAGTATCTTTCCCAAGCGAATACGGCACCGATCTGGTATTTTACCCGCCCTCAGCTGGAACGAATGGGCGACGATATTCTGAAACGGCAGGATGAACTCCGCAGCAAGATCGTTTTTCGAAGGGACTTCCTTTCGAAAATCGCTGACGGAACGAAATTTTATCATCCCCTTCCCCGGCACAAAGAGCACCCGACCATTCCCACCTTTCTTGACGATACCGAGCTCAACGGCTGGGAGAACCAGTCGATCAACGGGAAATTGATCCGTATCGTACTGCTCTCTCTCATCGCCGGAAAAATCGGAGATGATTTTGTTCCCAAGTCAAAAAGGGCTTTTGCTTCGGTCGATGATGAGCCCTTCCTTCAGGAGGTCCCCGTTGCCCAGGATGGGCCGCCGAAGCAGTATGCCGAGGGGGTAAATCCGATCTCCGACGGTATCGTGATCGATCATATTTGCCGGGGGGACAGCGAGCAGGAGATCAGAGAGCACATGGCACGAATCATCGGGGTTCTCAAGCTCTACGGAAAGGGCGGCGAGTGGGTAACCAGCAGCCGCATCGCCCCCGGTACCATGAAAGGGATCATTTTTCGTCCCGGTTTCTCGGGCTTTGACGGGAAACAGATGAAGCAACTTGCGGCTATCGCACCGGGAAGCACCCTCAACATCATCCATGAAAGCAGGGTTGTGAAAAAGCTGCGGCTGCATATGCCGCCGAGAATATACAATTTCGACACCATCAGTTGTAGTAATACGGCATGTATCAGCCACCCCTCGAACGGCGAGTCGGTCCCTGCTGAGTTCTTCCGGGTTGCAGGAGATATTTTCGTATGCAAATATTGCGAGAAACCACACACCTTCAAGGAGATCTGGAAATGA
- a CDS encoding MATE family efflux transporter produces the protein MDRSKMMGTGSIPRLLLSFSLPAIAGMMVQATYNIVDRIYIGNGIGPMGIAGATVGFPVMLVIMAFGMLIGIGGASALSIALGEDDRDFARRILGNSFTLLIIVSLLLMALGLIFLDPMLKLFGASEQSLPYARDYLSVILLGVLVNQIGFGLNNFIRGEGNPRAAMITMLIGAGINIILDPVFIFVLDMGIRGAAIATVISQLVSSIWVLSYFFGPKSVLSISLAGMRLDRTTVLRICGLGSAPFVMQLTSSVLNMILNNQLQRYGGDLAISSMGIIYSILMFIMMPIFGLNQGSQPLIGYNYGARSFARVRQTIWLAIFAATAITSLGFCLAQLFPSKLIAFFAPGNGDLLAMAVPAMRKFFLMLPIVGFQVVSSNYFQATGQPQKAMILSMSRQVLFLIPLIVFLPSLLGLNGIWFAPPISDFLAAMVTGFFFLRDLALLKKEPLFTEAQNG, from the coding sequence ATGGACAGATCAAAAATGATGGGCACGGGGAGTATACCTCGCCTGTTGCTCAGCTTCTCACTGCCAGCCATCGCCGGCATGATGGTACAGGCTACCTATAACATCGTAGACAGAATCTACATCGGAAACGGGATCGGCCCCATGGGAATTGCCGGTGCTACCGTGGGTTTTCCCGTTATGCTCGTAATTATGGCTTTTGGTATGTTGATCGGAATCGGCGGAGCGTCGGCACTCTCTATCGCCCTGGGGGAAGATGACCGGGATTTTGCCCGTAGGATACTGGGAAACTCCTTTACACTGCTGATCATTGTCTCTCTTTTGCTCATGGCCCTCGGGTTGATCTTTCTTGATCCCATGCTGAAGCTTTTCGGAGCCAGTGAACAATCGCTTCCCTATGCCAGAGATTATCTGAGCGTTATCCTGCTCGGTGTTCTGGTTAATCAGATCGGATTCGGTCTCAATAACTTTATTCGAGGCGAAGGAAATCCTCGGGCGGCCATGATCACTATGCTGATTGGGGCGGGAATCAACATCATCCTTGATCCTGTTTTTATCTTTGTGCTCGATATGGGGATTCGCGGAGCAGCCATAGCAACGGTTATCAGTCAGCTTGTCAGCAGTATCTGGGTCCTCAGCTACTTCTTCGGCCCGAAAAGTGTTCTTTCCATCTCTCTTGCAGGGATGCGTCTGGACAGAACCACCGTGCTGCGGATATGCGGACTCGGCAGTGCCCCCTTTGTTATGCAGCTGACATCCAGCGTCTTGAATATGATTCTCAACAACCAGCTGCAACGATACGGTGGTGATCTTGCGATCAGCAGCATGGGGATCATCTATTCCATCCTGATGTTCATCATGATGCCCATTTTCGGTCTGAACCAGGGATCTCAACCTTTGATCGGCTACAACTACGGGGCACGTTCCTTTGCCCGCGTGCGGCAGACCATTTGGCTTGCCATCTTCGCAGCCACGGCGATTACAAGCCTCGGTTTCTGCCTTGCCCAGCTTTTCCCTTCTAAGCTGATCGCTTTTTTTGCTCCGGGAAACGGAGATCTTCTTGCCATGGCCGTTCCTGCCATGAGAAAATTCTTTCTGATGTTACCCATCGTTGGATTTCAGGTGGTCTCCTCCAACTACTTCCAGGCCACCGGTCAGCCTCAGAAGGCTATGATTCTTTCCATGAGCCGTCAGGTGCTTTTCCTCATTCCGCTTATTGTTTTTTTGCCCTCGCTTCTCGGATTGAACGGAATTTGGTTTGCGCCCCCTATTTCCGATTTCCTTGCCGCGATGGTCACCGGATTTTTCTTTTTGCGTGATCTTGCACTGTTAAAAAAAGAACCGCTTTTCACCGAGGCGCAAAACGGGTAG
- the pyrF gene encoding orotidine-5'-phosphate decarboxylase, with protein MYIESLRTSAQKQGNIVCLGLDPLPEHFPFEELPPAQRVMKTFETLFDRMITLSLYPAAFKPNIGYYHRLDRPREGDFSGSQALVQVLTMIEEAFPGVPVILDAKRGDIASSSANYAQEAFACWEADAVTVAPYMGSDSTAPFASWCEKGKGVYILNRTSNPGGAELQNLELRDDAGEVAPLYMTVARAITESAARFPGCGAVVGATNPQELAQLAAFYASKQVPLLIPGVGGQGGSAGVTVRTLSQSGYPIDLARINSSSGITHPWVKRKLAPPPDWDRLSTDALARLIEESCREF; from the coding sequence ATGTATATAGAGTCATTGCGTACAAGCGCGCAGAAACAGGGCAATATCGTCTGTCTCGGGTTGGATCCGCTGCCCGAGCATTTCCCCTTTGAAGAGCTGCCTCCTGCCCAACGGGTGATGAAGACCTTCGAAACCCTTTTTGACCGTATGATCACCCTTTCTCTCTATCCCGCTGCCTTTAAGCCGAATATCGGTTATTATCATCGGCTGGATCGGCCCCGTGAGGGCGATTTCTCGGGAAGTCAGGCCCTTGTACAGGTGTTGACGATGATCGAGGAAGCCTTTCCCGGTGTTCCCGTCATCCTCGATGCGAAGCGGGGAGACATTGCAAGCAGCAGTGCGAACTATGCCCAGGAGGCCTTTGCCTGCTGGGAGGCAGATGCTGTGACAGTAGCCCCCTACATGGGCAGTGATTCCACCGCTCCCTTTGCCTCCTGGTGCGAAAAGGGAAAGGGGGTCTATATCCTGAATCGTACCAGTAATCCCGGTGGCGCGGAGCTTCAGAACTTGGAACTTCGTGACGATGCGGGAGAGGTTGCGCCGCTCTACATGACGGTAGCCCGGGCCATAACCGAAAGCGCCGCTCGTTTTCCCGGTTGCGGGGCGGTTGTCGGGGCTACCAATCCCCAGGAGCTTGCCCAACTCGCCGCTTTTTACGCATCGAAGCAGGTTCCTCTCCTTATTCCCGGTGTCGGCGGTCAGGGGGGTAGTGCCGGGGTGACGGTCCGCACGCTTTCGCAAAGCGGCTATCCCATCGATCTTGCACGCATCAACTCTTCCAGCGGCATCACTCATCCCTGGGTGAAACGGAAGCTTGCCCCTCCCCCGGATTGGGATAGGCTATCCACCGATGCCCTTGCCCGGCTCATCGAGGAGAGCTGCCGTGAGTTCTGA
- a CDS encoding nitrilase-related carbon-nitrogen hydrolase — translation MKVAVCQFEPRLGEAEENRKRMVELLASIDAELVVLPELAVSGYNFSSKQQLLSLAEEADGKTAETLTSLAKKTGARYVVGIPEASGGKLYNSAIMVGPQGLEGSYRKVHLFYKEKEFFRPGEAPFPLIDVDGVKIGLLICFDHMFPEAARTLALKGAQIICHPSNLVLPEYGQLTSRVRALENRVFWLLANRTGQEKGAAGELSYTGASQIVSCDGSLLAVAKGNEQGADEIIYADIDPRKAKDKAVTALNDLFEDRRPAFYSL, via the coding sequence ATGAAGGTGGCCGTCTGCCAGTTTGAACCCCGTCTTGGAGAGGCGGAAGAAAACCGCAAACGGATGGTCGAGCTTTTAGCGTCCATCGATGCGGAGCTTGTGGTGCTGCCCGAGCTCGCCGTCAGCGGTTATAACTTTTCATCAAAACAACAACTGCTCTCTCTTGCCGAAGAGGCAGATGGAAAAACTGCGGAGACTCTCACATCTCTTGCAAAAAAAACCGGCGCCCGATATGTCGTCGGTATTCCCGAGGCTTCCGGCGGGAAACTCTACAACAGCGCCATTATGGTTGGTCCACAGGGTCTTGAGGGAAGCTACCGCAAGGTCCACCTCTTTTATAAAGAGAAGGAGTTCTTTCGGCCCGGCGAGGCCCCCTTCCCCCTGATCGACGTCGACGGGGTAAAAATCGGGCTTCTGATCTGTTTCGACCATATGTTCCCCGAAGCGGCACGGACTCTCGCCCTAAAGGGAGCACAGATTATCTGCCACCCCTCCAACCTGGTGCTGCCGGAGTACGGCCAGCTTACAAGCCGTGTCAGGGCGCTGGAGAATAGGGTTTTCTGGCTTTTGGCAAACAGGACAGGGCAAGAGAAGGGAGCGGCGGGAGAGCTTTCCTATACCGGTGCAAGCCAGATCGTCTCCTGCGACGGTTCGCTTCTTGCGGTCGCAAAGGGAAACGAACAGGGAGCAGACGAGATCATCTATGCCGATATCGATCCCCGGAAGGCAAAAGACAAGGCGGTAACGGCGTTGAACGACCTCTTTGAAGACCGTCGCCCTGCCTTCTACAGCTTGTAA
- a CDS encoding orotate phosphoribosyltransferase: MNSRHRAHEYAVALAEASLTIGAIRLSPENPFLWASGYHMPIYNDNRMLLSSWESRNLVASAFRLMLEEEENVDIIAGTATAGIPHATTLADQLKLPLVYVRSSSKGHGMGNRIEGVASPEELAAKRLVLVEDLISTGGSSIAALNALRECGADVPLCLAIFSYGLDKAADAFSTLDPACRCHPILDYNTLIEVARRRGDIDSEEEKQLRSWRSDPFGWGEKNGFPPKKGE; this comes from the coding sequence ATGAACAGTAGGCATAGAGCACATGAATATGCGGTTGCTCTCGCAGAGGCAAGCCTTACCATCGGGGCAATCCGCCTGAGCCCGGAGAATCCCTTTCTTTGGGCCTCCGGCTATCATATGCCGATCTATAATGATAACCGAATGCTGCTTTCTTCCTGGGAATCCCGAAACCTGGTGGCATCTGCCTTTCGTCTCATGCTCGAAGAGGAAGAAAACGTCGACATCATCGCCGGTACCGCTACAGCAGGGATACCCCATGCAACTACGTTGGCGGACCAGCTCAAGCTTCCTCTGGTTTATGTCCGTTCTTCGTCCAAGGGCCATGGCATGGGCAATCGCATAGAAGGGGTTGCTTCTCCGGAAGAACTCGCTGCCAAGCGTCTGGTTTTGGTGGAAGACCTTATATCCACCGGCGGCAGCAGTATTGCCGCCCTCAACGCCCTGCGGGAATGCGGGGCGGACGTTCCCCTTTGCCTCGCCATCTTTTCGTACGGCCTGGATAAGGCGGCCGATGCCTTCTCGACCTTAGATCCGGCATGCCGCTGTCATCCCATTCTTGATTACAACACTCTCATAGAGGTGGCCCGCCGCCGCGGCGATATCGATTCGGAAGAAGAGAAGCAGCTTCGCAGCTGGAGAAGCGATCCCTTTGGATGGGGAGAAAAAAACGGTTTCCCGCCGAAAAAAGGAGAGTGA
- a CDS encoding ribose-phosphate diphosphokinase, with the protein MQNVVIVGTVADNPVVEDVAHHLQQHEDYSDLISLKSFVNTEFCPRFIISDRSNDQPGRQLEGKAVVIISTNYGSSSRDELAMRTLLIARAARDNGADKVILLEPDLFYSAQDRGPRREHGYTAFVRNEEDYQKFDGQPFSARLYADLLKAAGIDEIVTVHNHSVSVQAIFMDRFEGRFHNLLPDDLYADYLSDSDVVSQKGMVLCAPDKGALNFVRRVKESVGRDDVPLVFLDKCRKDERCVEIDLSPESEIALSDLAGRDIVIIDDMVRTGNTIIEACRLLKSANPNRIVFFVTHFYSSRECRSNLNDSVLDEIVTTSTIPEILNRDVQGRLRHKMVVLQLSRWISNYLLRIIQPDSTPLPPPFYNEDMSSKNPRWKGHMGPLFSVR; encoded by the coding sequence ATGCAAAATGTGGTGATTGTTGGAACCGTGGCCGACAATCCTGTTGTGGAAGATGTAGCCCATCATCTCCAGCAGCACGAGGATTACTCCGATCTTATTAGTCTGAAAAGCTTTGTAAACACCGAATTTTGTCCCCGTTTCATCATCTCCGACAGATCCAACGACCAGCCCGGCAGGCAGCTTGAAGGGAAGGCCGTTGTGATCATCAGCACCAATTACGGGAGCAGCAGCCGGGATGAACTTGCGATGCGTACGCTCCTTATTGCAAGGGCTGCCCGGGACAACGGGGCCGATAAGGTGATTCTTCTCGAACCCGATCTGTTTTACAGCGCTCAGGACAGGGGGCCGAGACGCGAGCACGGTTATACCGCCTTCGTGAGAAACGAAGAAGATTATCAAAAATTCGACGGCCAGCCCTTTTCCGCCCGCCTCTATGCCGATCTGCTCAAGGCGGCGGGGATCGATGAAATCGTGACCGTGCACAACCATTCTGTTTCCGTTCAGGCTATTTTCATGGACCGTTTTGAGGGACGTTTTCATAATCTTCTTCCCGATGATCTCTATGCGGACTATCTCAGCGATTCCGACGTCGTTTCACAGAAGGGCATGGTACTCTGCGCCCCCGACAAGGGTGCACTTAATTTTGTACGACGTGTAAAAGAGTCCGTCGGAAGAGATGATGTCCCCCTGGTCTTTCTTGACAAATGTCGCAAAGACGAACGTTGTGTCGAGATCGATCTGTCACCCGAGTCAGAGATCGCGCTTTCCGATCTTGCCGGACGGGATATCGTCATCATCGACGACATGGTCAGAACGGGAAATACCATCATCGAGGCGTGCCGCCTTCTCAAGAGTGCCAATCCCAATCGGATTGTTTTTTTCGTAACCCACTTCTATTCCAGCCGAGAGTGCAGAAGCAACCTCAACGATTCCGTTCTCGACGAGATCGTTACCACCAGCACCATCCCCGAGATTTTGAATCGGGATGTGCAGGGGCGTTTGCGCCATAAAATGGTTGTTCTCCAGCTTTCCCGGTGGATAAGTAACTACCTTCTGCGAATCATTCAGCCCGATTCGACTCCTCTTCCGCCTCCCTTCTACAACGAGGACATGTCCAGTAAGAACCCCCGTTGGAAGGGGCACATGGGCCCACTTTTTTCAGTACGATAG
- a CDS encoding amidohydrolase family protein, whose product MIIDPHVHLRDWEQIDKESLYHGMESAMLCGVCALFDMPNCQPPLIDEYHVRRRLSDAAGAAAALSARAKKAAPFYALYGGLTSDGDQVAEMVALWRELFPRVIGMKLFAGRSTGSLAVVEKERQEAIWERLARESYKGLVAVHCEKEGLFSPDLWDPAKPSTHSLARPEEAEAASVADQIASARLAGFSGTLHICHISSPDALRLVEEARRASADGELSFRITCGATPHHLLLDSSLVPEGEDGLLFKVNPPLRSPESRSVLWDALVSGRIDWIESDHAPHRIDDKRKGFASGLPSLVAWPLLIREMRRVGMSEEKIEMLTAGNAIRSFGLESGELPDYPKEGDGAVDAAVQALCGRYEANGWSRYLTF is encoded by the coding sequence ATGATCATTGATCCGCATGTTCACCTTCGCGATTGGGAACAGATAGACAAGGAAAGCCTGTACCACGGCATGGAGAGTGCCATGCTCTGCGGAGTCTGTGCCCTTTTCGATATGCCCAATTGTCAGCCGCCTTTAATCGACGAGTATCATGTGCGCAGGCGACTTTCCGATGCCGCAGGGGCCGCTGCCGCTCTCTCTGCACGTGCAAAAAAGGCTGCCCCCTTTTATGCCCTTTACGGGGGGCTTACTTCTGACGGAGACCAGGTTGCCGAGATGGTGGCCCTCTGGCGGGAACTTTTTCCCCGAGTCATCGGTATGAAGCTTTTCGCCGGTCGCTCGACCGGCTCTTTGGCCGTTGTTGAAAAAGAACGGCAAGAAGCGATTTGGGAACGTCTTGCCCGGGAATCATACAAGGGCCTTGTAGCGGTCCATTGCGAAAAGGAGGGGCTCTTTTCCCCTGATCTTTGGGACCCTGCGAAGCCTTCCACCCACTCCCTTGCCCGTCCTGAGGAGGCGGAAGCTGCTTCGGTTGCCGATCAGATAGCATCCGCGCGACTGGCCGGCTTTTCCGGAACACTTCACATTTGCCACATCTCCTCTCCTGACGCCCTTCGCCTTGTTGAGGAAGCGAGAAGGGCCTCGGCCGACGGCGAGCTTTCCTTTCGCATCACGTGTGGGGCGACCCCTCACCATCTGCTTTTGGACAGCTCCCTGGTTCCTGAAGGAGAGGATGGCCTGCTTTTTAAGGTCAATCCTCCCTTACGTTCTCCCGAGAGCAGGAGCGTGCTTTGGGATGCTCTTGTGAGCGGACGGATCGATTGGATCGAGAGCGATCATGCGCCCCACCGTATCGATGATAAGCGGAAGGGCTTTGCTTCCGGACTTCCCTCTTTGGTCGCCTGGCCTCTCCTCATAAGGGAGATGAGGCGAGTCGGTATGTCAGAGGAGAAGATCGAGATGCTCACCGCAGGGAATGCTATCCGCTCTTTCGGCCTCGAGTCCGGGGAGTTGCCCGACTATCCGAAGGAAGGCGATGGGGCTGTCGATGCGGCCGTTCAGGCCCTTTGCGGACGCTATGAGGCAAATGGTTGGAGTAGATACTTGACCTTCTGA
- a CDS encoding iron-containing alcohol dehydrogenase: MEQFSTYIPTQIQFGSGSLESLGREKLPGKKALIVVSAGGSMRRHGYLDRTVALLKKQGIDSVIFDKILPNPILSHVMEGAALARQEGCDFVLGLGGGSSIDSAKSIAVMVNNPGDYWDYINGGSGKGKPVTEAVLPIVAITTTAGTGTEADPWTVITNQDKNEKIGFGTPDTFPTLSIVDPELMLSVPPKLTAYQGFDAFFHAAEGYIANIATPISDLYALESVRLISRYLPRAVADGNDIEARSQVALANTLSGMVESTSSCTSEHSMEHALSAFKPKLPHGAGLIMLSKAYFTHFASVVPQRLAELAAAMGEETSAVPEADRPMLMVTALEKLQRACGVDELKMSDYGLEKAQIPAYAQNARNTMGGLFEMDRAPLSEQEVIAIYEKAYR, translated from the coding sequence ATGGAACAGTTTTCCACCTATATTCCTACGCAAATTCAGTTCGGTTCGGGATCCCTCGAAAGCCTCGGACGTGAAAAATTGCCGGGAAAAAAGGCGCTTATCGTTGTTTCGGCCGGCGGTTCAATGAGGCGTCACGGCTACCTCGACAGGACGGTGGCTCTCCTGAAAAAGCAGGGAATCGATTCGGTTATCTTCGATAAAATTCTGCCCAACCCGATTCTTTCCCACGTCATGGAGGGAGCGGCGCTGGCAAGACAAGAGGGTTGCGACTTCGTCCTTGGTCTGGGGGGAGGGAGCAGCATCGATTCGGCAAAGAGTATCGCCGTCATGGTGAATAATCCTGGAGACTACTGGGACTACATCAACGGCGGCAGCGGTAAGGGAAAGCCGGTTACTGAAGCAGTGCTGCCCATTGTTGCGATAACGACCACCGCAGGCACCGGTACCGAGGCAGATCCCTGGACCGTTATCACCAACCAGGATAAAAACGAAAAAATCGGTTTCGGCACCCCCGACACATTCCCCACCCTCTCGATCGTCGATCCCGAGCTTATGCTTTCGGTCCCGCCGAAACTAACCGCCTACCAGGGCTTCGATGCCTTCTTTCACGCAGCAGAGGGGTATATCGCCAATATCGCCACGCCTATCAGCGACCTCTACGCCCTTGAAAGCGTTCGGCTGATTAGCAGATATCTCCCCAGGGCCGTTGCGGACGGAAACGACATCGAGGCAAGAAGTCAGGTTGCCCTGGCCAATACCCTCTCGGGGATGGTGGAGTCCACCTCAAGCTGTACCTCGGAACACAGCATGGAGCATGCGCTAAGCGCCTTTAAGCCGAAACTTCCCCATGGGGCAGGGCTTATCATGCTCAGCAAGGCCTATTTCACCCACTTTGCATCGGTAGTCCCCCAGAGGCTTGCAGAGCTTGCCGCGGCCATGGGAGAGGAGACCTCCGCGGTACCGGAGGCCGATCGCCCCATGTTGATGGTCACGGCCCTGGAAAAGCTCCAGAGGGCATGTGGAGTCGATGAACTGAAGATGTCCGATTACGGCCTTGAGAAGGCCCAGATCCCTGCGTATGCACAAAATGCCCGCAACACCATGGGAGGACTCTTTGAAATGGACAGGGCCCCGCTGAGCGAGCAGGAGGTCATTGCGATCTACGAAAAGGCCTACCGCTGA
- a CDS encoding glycosyltransferase family 4 protein, giving the protein MAKQVPDTFRVAIICGKLGDVDGVSLEVDKWIDVLLAQGHELYTFAGFYPKPLSSIPEERQFVVSDLRFGSEDQLEYENWFFPHLRSGPFRLSDDRKERLLEKLEDQGTRLANELFGMIQRYGIDVIIAQNTNAMPMALLAGMAVYKLSTERRVATIFHHHDFWWERSRFSHNHIEELLGMIMPPAEPGLEHVVLSSYAEHILRSFKRVHPRVIPNCEDFEHPPKRDDYNSRFRAELGFSDDDILIIQPTRIVRRKRIEDSVELVGRFLLRYPELASRVRFVISLYQGDEPDQDYIGQIRSMCKERKIDLRLISDRVTAQRGNDEKGRMMFTNRDVLVNADLVTYLPIWEGFGNALLEAVAAKVPIVTTTYLVYKTDIKIAGFDNIEIRDVYDEENRLIIPDSAVEEMHRLLQDGERRERMVEHNFEVGAREFGLATLRRLLRETFDDYGDEIRASRKRIEKSRREYPV; this is encoded by the coding sequence ATGGCAAAACAGGTACCCGACACCTTTCGTGTGGCAATCATTTGTGGAAAACTGGGCGATGTTGACGGCGTTTCCCTCGAAGTAGACAAGTGGATCGATGTCCTTCTCGCCCAGGGGCATGAGCTCTATACCTTTGCGGGATTCTACCCGAAACCCCTCTCTTCGATCCCCGAAGAGAGGCAGTTTGTGGTTTCCGATCTCCGTTTCGGCAGTGAGGACCAACTCGAGTATGAGAATTGGTTTTTTCCCCATCTTCGCAGCGGTCCGTTTCGGCTTTCCGACGACCGTAAGGAACGTCTGCTTGAGAAGCTCGAGGATCAGGGAACTAGGCTGGCGAACGAGCTTTTCGGTATGATCCAGCGCTATGGTATCGATGTGATCATCGCACAGAATACAAATGCCATGCCGATGGCACTGCTTGCGGGTATGGCGGTATACAAGCTTTCTACGGAGCGGCGGGTCGCCACTATCTTTCATCACCACGATTTCTGGTGGGAGCGAAGTCGTTTCAGCCACAATCATATCGAAGAACTCCTTGGCATGATCATGCCTCCCGCCGAACCGGGCCTCGAGCATGTAGTGCTTTCAAGTTATGCCGAACATATTCTGCGCTCCTTTAAGCGGGTTCACCCCCGGGTGATTCCCAACTGCGAGGATTTCGAGCATCCGCCGAAAAGGGATGATTACAACAGCCGTTTTCGTGCCGAACTTGGTTTTTCCGATGATGATATCCTCATTATCCAGCCGACGCGAATCGTCAGAAGAAAGCGGATCGAGGACTCGGTGGAATTAGTTGGGCGCTTCCTGCTCCGCTATCCGGAACTGGCCTCCAGAGTTCGTTTTGTCATCAGCCTTTATCAGGGAGATGAACCCGATCAGGACTACATCGGCCAGATTCGTTCCATGTGCAAGGAGCGGAAGATTGATTTGCGGCTTATCAGCGACAGGGTCACCGCTCAGCGGGGGAATGATGAAAAGGGGCGGATGATGTTTACAAACCGGGATGTGTTGGTCAATGCCGATCTGGTCACCTACCTCCCCATCTGGGAAGGGTTCGGTAACGCGCTTCTGGAAGCAGTTGCTGCAAAGGTCCCGATTGTAACGACAACCTACCTGGTCTATAAAACCGATATAAAAATTGCCGGTTTCGATAATATCGAAATACGTGATGTCTACGACGAAGAAAACCGCCTCATCATCCCGGATTCGGCGGTAGAAGAGATGCATCGGCTTCTGCAGGATGGCGAACGAAGAGAGCGAATGGTTGAGCACAACTTTGAGGTAGGTGCCCGTGAGTTCGGGCTTGCGACCCTCCGGCGTCTTCTCAGGGAAACCTTTGACGACTACGGCGATGAGATTCGTGCAAGCCGAAAAAGGATCGAGAAGAGCCGAAGGGAATATCCGGTATAG